From Acidobacteriota bacterium, a single genomic window includes:
- a CDS encoding VOC family protein: protein MKTHISINVRDVSRSIDFYSRMFGADPVKIRDDYAKFDISNPPLNFTMNRRAFEQGGTLSHLGLQVDSTAEVVEIGTRWRESGLITLDEMETDCCYALQDKTWIQDPDGNRWEVFTVLADTNPIATYAASACCAPVGEAVSIGQNCAECRVQSAECRVQSAECRVQSAECRVQSAECKVQRSKIKDQRPKFKDLSSKFSVLSSQF from the coding sequence ATGAAGACACATATTTCAATAAACGTCCGCGATGTTTCGCGGAGCATCGATTTTTACAGCAGGATGTTCGGTGCCGATCCGGTCAAGATCCGCGATGACTATGCGAAGTTCGATATCTCAAATCCGCCGCTGAACTTTACAATGAACCGGCGCGCGTTTGAACAGGGAGGGACTCTCTCGCATCTGGGGCTTCAGGTCGACTCGACAGCCGAAGTGGTGGAAATTGGCACGCGTTGGCGGGAAAGCGGTCTGATCACGCTTGATGAGATGGAGACCGACTGTTGCTACGCGCTCCAGGACAAGACCTGGATACAGGATCCGGACGGAAACCGTTGGGAAGTGTTCACCGTCTTGGCCGACACCAACCCGATTGCGACCTACGCCGCGAGCGCCTGTTGCGCGCCGGTCGGCGAAGCGGTTAGTATAGGTCAGAATTGTGCAGAGTGCAGAGTGCAGAGTGCAGAGTGCAGAGTGCAGAGTGCAGAGTGCAGAGTGCAGAGTGCAGAGTGCAGAGTGCAGAGTGCAGAGTGCAAAGTTCAAAGGTCAAAGATCAAAGATCAAAGGCCAAAGTTCAAAGATCTGAGTTCTAAGTTCTCAGTTCTAAGTTCTCAGTTCTAA
- a CDS encoding metalloregulator ArsR/SmtB family transcription factor → MTEESVLKEMEAFFLAMADKTRLRLLNLMRNEEICVCFFTEVLGESQPKISRHLAYLRNAGVVEARRDGKWMHYRIRRPSDENAALVLDEILNWLDSREELRRDRARYEDVCCSPELLVQIARTPMPFLASGPEFEEEFEEQSYVAEEPAELADYLL, encoded by the coding sequence ATGACCGAAGAGAGCGTTCTCAAGGAAATGGAAGCATTCTTTCTCGCGATGGCTGACAAGACGCGTCTGCGCCTGCTCAATCTGATGCGTAACGAGGAGATCTGCGTTTGTTTTTTTACAGAGGTCCTCGGCGAGAGCCAACCCAAGATCTCGCGGCATCTGGCCTATTTGCGCAACGCCGGCGTCGTCGAAGCCCGGCGCGACGGGAAATGGATGCACTATCGGATCCGCCGCCCGTCCGATGAGAACGCGGCGCTCGTCTTGGACGAGATACTCAACTGGCTCGACAGCCGCGAGGAACTCCGACGCGATCGCGCCAGATACGAAGATGTTTGTTGTTCGCCGGAACTGCTCGTTCAGATCGCTCGGACGCCGATGCCTTTCCTCGCCAGCGGTCCGGAATTTGAAGAAGAATTTGAAGAGCAGTCCTATGTTGCCGAGGAACCGGCCGAGCTTGCGGATTATTTGCTTTGA
- a CDS encoding TlyA family RNA methyltransferase: MKRERIDKLLVERGFADSRAKAQALVMSGVVLVGDKRVEKPSEQFHSDALIRIKGAADETRYVGRGGLKLERALADFHICVTEYVCLDVGSSTGGFTDCLLQHGAARVVAVDVGTNQLVWKIRTDPRVEARENVNARYLKPEDFETRFDLIVMDVSFISATKIMPALVDLLAEGGRIIVLIKPQFEAGRGEVGKGGIVRDPEIHERVVSQVNEFAHEIGLVCVGCVDSPVLGADGNREFLALYAPADNFSDVANSTSIG, translated from the coding sequence ATGAAGCGTGAAAGAATCGACAAACTTCTCGTCGAGCGCGGATTTGCCGATTCGCGCGCGAAGGCACAGGCGCTTGTGATGTCCGGAGTTGTGCTGGTCGGTGATAAGCGTGTCGAAAAGCCGTCGGAGCAGTTTCATTCGGATGCGCTGATCCGGATCAAAGGCGCTGCGGACGAGACCAGATACGTCGGACGCGGCGGATTGAAACTGGAACGTGCTCTGGCGGACTTTCATATATGCGTGACAGAATATGTGTGTCTCGATGTCGGGTCCTCGACCGGCGGATTCACTGACTGTCTGCTGCAGCACGGCGCGGCGCGGGTCGTCGCCGTCGATGTCGGGACCAACCAGCTCGTCTGGAAGATCCGCACCGATCCGCGCGTCGAGGCGCGCGAGAACGTCAACGCTCGATATCTGAAACCGGAAGATTTCGAGACTCGTTTCGACCTGATCGTGATGGACGTATCGTTCATCTCCGCGACGAAGATAATGCCGGCGCTGGTTGATCTTCTCGCAGAAGGCGGGCGCATCATCGTGCTCATCAAGCCGCAATTCGAGGCCGGCAGGGGAGAGGTTGGGAAAGGCGGGATCGTCCGCGATCCTGAGATACACGAACGCGTCGTCAGTCAGGTCAACGAGTTTGCGCACGAGATCGGGCTTGTTTGCGTCGGTTGCGTCGATTCCCCGGTTCTCGGAGCCGATGGCAATCGCGAGTTTCTCGCGCTTTACGCACCCGCGGACAACTTCAGCGATGTTGCAAACTCGACGTCGATTGGTTAG
- a CDS encoding MBL fold metallo-hydrolase, with protein MGCSTPFCERAWDDPKLRRLVSSIALVDPATKSRWIFDATPDLPEQFQILKNETGDASNRLDGIFLTHAHIGHYTGLMYFGRESMGADGVKVYAMPRMREMLEKNAPWSQLVSLRNITLETLADRKPTKIAERISVEPFLVPHRDEFSETVGFRIVANGKSLVFIPDIDKWQKWTQKLDEVVRANDFVLIDGTFYADGEIPRPMSEVPHPFVSETMELLKDLPLSEKRKIAFIHLNHSNPLIQGNKQTIRDLRAKGFDVARQGQRFELK; from the coding sequence ATGGGCTGTTCGACACCGTTCTGCGAACGCGCCTGGGATGATCCGAAACTCAGACGTCTCGTGTCTTCGATCGCGCTCGTCGATCCGGCAACGAAGTCGCGCTGGATCTTCGATGCGACCCCGGATCTGCCGGAGCAGTTTCAGATTCTGAAGAATGAAACCGGCGACGCGTCCAACAGACTCGACGGCATCTTCCTGACGCACGCTCATATCGGGCACTATACGGGGCTGATGTATTTCGGTCGCGAATCGATGGGCGCGGACGGCGTCAAGGTCTATGCGATGCCGCGAATGAGGGAAATGCTCGAAAAGAACGCGCCCTGGTCGCAACTCGTGTCGCTCAGGAACATCACGCTCGAAACGCTTGCCGACCGAAAACCGACGAAAATAGCCGAGCGGATCTCGGTTGAACCGTTTCTCGTGCCGCATCGCGACGAGTTCTCAGAAACGGTTGGATTCCGGATCGTCGCCAACGGAAAATCGCTCGTCTTCATACCGGATATCGACAAATGGCAGAAATGGACTCAGAAGCTCGACGAAGTCGTCAGAGCGAACGACTTCGTTCTGATCGACGGCACGTTTTACGCCGACGGCGAGATCCCGCGGCCGATGAGCGAGGTCCCGCATCCGTTTGTTTCCGAAACGATGGAATTGCTGAAGGATCTGCCGCTTTCGGAGAAGAGGAAGATCGCCTTCATACACCTCAATCACAGCAATCCGCTGATTCAGGGAAACAAGCAAACGATCCGCGATCTGCGCGCGAAAGGATTCGATGTCGCGCGTCAAGGGCAGCGATTTGAACTGAAATGA
- a CDS encoding COX15/CtaA family protein produces MDTETKLSRFAKYAWFVLGYNLLVILWGVFLRASKSGDGCGQHWLTCHGEVIPSAPELKTVIEFSHRITSALDGFIVIALLIWAFRRRRAGNEPGRVLKMAAGSFVLVIIEGLLGAGLVLTGNTAETLTAARPFWMGAHLITTLVLLTFLTLTAWFASGGEQLRFNNAGKAKTLLIGGVIAFLLIGMSGSIAALTNLLFPSSSIGEGIAKDFAESSNILLRLRVLHPIVSVFGGLYLIFLALRLKGLRPDDLNVGYWSRVTTMLVIVQLGFGTLTLFLLGPIVMQVGHLLLADLIWISIVLLSANFLRQEASG; encoded by the coding sequence ATGGACACCGAAACAAAACTTTCGAGATTCGCGAAGTACGCGTGGTTCGTGCTCGGCTACAACCTTCTGGTCATTCTCTGGGGCGTCTTTCTGCGCGCGTCGAAATCGGGGGACGGCTGCGGCCAGCACTGGCTGACCTGCCACGGCGAAGTGATCCCTTCGGCGCCGGAACTCAAAACCGTCATCGAATTCTCGCACCGCATCACGAGCGCGCTCGACGGATTCATCGTCATCGCGCTGCTGATCTGGGCGTTCCGTCGGCGGCGGGCGGGCAACGAGCCGGGCCGCGTCTTGAAGATGGCAGCGGGTTCCTTCGTTCTCGTGATCATCGAAGGATTGCTCGGCGCCGGACTTGTTCTGACCGGAAACACGGCCGAGACACTGACCGCGGCGCGGCCTTTTTGGATGGGCGCGCATCTGATCACGACACTCGTTTTGCTGACCTTTTTGACGCTGACGGCGTGGTTCGCGAGCGGCGGCGAGCAATTGCGATTCAACAACGCGGGCAAGGCGAAAACGTTGCTGATCGGCGGCGTGATAGCGTTCCTGCTGATCGGCATGTCGGGCTCGATCGCGGCGCTTACGAATTTATTGTTCCCTTCGAGTTCGATCGGCGAGGGCATTGCCAAGGATTTTGCGGAATCCTCGAATATCCTTCTCCGATTGCGGGTTCTGCACCCGATCGTTTCGGTATTCGGCGGCCTCTATCTGATTTTTCTGGCCCTTCGGCTAAAGGGATTGAGACCGGATGATCTCAATGTCGGTTACTGGTCGAGGGTTACGACCATGCTTGTCATCGTTCAACTCGGGTTCGGGACGCTTACATTGTTTCTTTTGGGTCCGATCGTAATGCAGGTCGGGCATCTTTTGCTGGCCGACCTGATCTGGATCTCGATCGTGCTTTTGTCGGCGAACTTTCTGAGGCAGGAGGCATCCGGATAG
- a CDS encoding OmpA family protein, with protein sequence MFDSIIKDAQEKFGLGDKAGSLVSSLLGIIANPANGGFAGFINRFRDAGLGEQVDSWISSGDNTPITDDQVEAAFGNETIDSIVEQSGVERASAVSALGSMTPQVVDALTPDGEVPDDASLLSKVKGFLSEFGGAAGAAVLGALSATGAFAGAAADKIGDAAGATVDAGKAVVGKGAEVVGDAAGAVGDAAGATYDAGKKAVGAVGDSVGGAIGKVGNVLDGDGNGGGVLRWLLPLLILVGLLVLGYWFCGKSTPTTTSNVNSAKSNVNGSMPAKQVESSFSISARDGKYAVTGVVPDQKTFDEIKTKLEAQFGAGNVDFSGLKVDANAKPFAAGWWDNFGKLLPSLKDWKNGTLSFAGNAITAATGLPAAALDQLKTLFAGWTMPGIGDAERKLTEVALPNGTKLQAYPGGIEDQLIKFIQSDDFKNGTDESLKNKWFSFDDLNFKFGTTELAPESKRQLDNIVAILKAFPSVKIKIGGYTDKKGDDAANKKLSDDRAKAVKAALDKAGVGAQVPEAEGYGEQFATVAETAGDEERKADRKTAIRLLK encoded by the coding sequence ATGTTTGATTCGATTATCAAGGACGCACAAGAGAAGTTCGGACTTGGCGACAAGGCCGGAAGTCTGGTTTCATCGCTGCTCGGAATTATCGCCAATCCCGCAAACGGTGGCTTCGCCGGCTTCATCAATCGCTTTCGCGACGCAGGTCTGGGCGAACAGGTGGATTCGTGGATCTCGTCCGGCGACAACACGCCGATCACGGACGATCAGGTAGAGGCTGCGTTCGGCAATGAGACGATCGATTCGATCGTTGAACAATCCGGCGTCGAACGTGCCTCGGCGGTGTCGGCGCTCGGCTCAATGACGCCGCAGGTCGTCGACGCATTGACGCCTGACGGCGAAGTTCCGGACGACGCGAGCCTTTTGTCGAAGGTCAAAGGATTCCTGAGCGAATTCGGCGGAGCGGCCGGTGCTGCGGTGCTCGGCGCTTTGAGCGCCACCGGCGCTTTTGCCGGCGCGGCCGCGGACAAGATCGGCGATGCCGCAGGCGCGACGGTCGATGCCGGGAAAGCGGTGGTCGGAAAGGGAGCGGAGGTCGTCGGTGACGCTGCCGGCGCGGTCGGCGACGCTGCCGGCGCGACTTACGATGCCGGTAAAAAGGCCGTCGGGGCGGTCGGCGATTCCGTCGGCGGCGCGATTGGCAAGGTCGGCAACGTTCTTGACGGAGACGGAAACGGCGGCGGAGTGCTCAGATGGCTTCTCCCGTTGCTTATTCTGGTCGGACTTCTCGTTCTCGGCTACTGGTTCTGCGGCAAGTCGACGCCGACCACGACCTCGAATGTTAACTCGGCAAAATCGAACGTCAACGGCTCGATGCCGGCGAAACAGGTCGAATCGAGCTTCAGCATCAGTGCCAGGGACGGCAAATACGCCGTCACGGGCGTCGTTCCGGATCAGAAGACCTTCGATGAGATCAAGACCAAGCTCGAAGCGCAGTTTGGCGCCGGAAACGTCGATTTCAGCGGCCTCAAGGTCGATGCCAACGCAAAGCCGTTCGCCGCCGGTTGGTGGGACAACTTCGGAAAGCTCCTCCCGAGCCTGAAGGATTGGAAGAACGGAACATTGTCGTTTGCCGGGAACGCGATCACGGCGGCAACCGGGCTTCCGGCGGCCGCGCTCGACCAGCTGAAAACGCTTTTCGCGGGGTGGACGATGCCGGGCATCGGCGACGCCGAACGCAAACTGACCGAGGTTGCGCTGCCAAACGGTACGAAACTGCAGGCGTATCCGGGCGGGATCGAGGATCAACTGATCAAATTCATCCAGTCTGACGATTTCAAGAACGGCACCGATGAATCGCTCAAGAACAAGTGGTTCAGTTTTGACGATCTTAACTTCAAGTTCGGAACGACGGAACTCGCGCCCGAATCGAAGCGTCAATTGGATAACATCGTCGCGATCCTGAAGGCGTTCCCGAGTGTCAAGATCAAGATCGGAGGGTATACCGACAAGAAGGGCGATGACGCGGCGAACAAGAAACTGTCGGACGATCGTGCGAAAGCGGTCAAGGCAGCGCTTGACAAGGCCGGTGTCGGAGCGCAGGTTCCGGAAGCCGAGGGTTACGGCGAACAGTTCGCGACGGTGGCTGAAACCGCCGGCGACGAGGAACGAAAGGCTGATAGAAAAACCGCCATTCGATTGCTCAAGTAG
- a CDS encoding lysophospholipid acyltransferase family protein — protein sequence MDEKLRQFYRFADLSAYSFRERFLIRAAERLFCALVACIGRTLRIEVAGLENLESASEHGGGPIYSLWHEHIFFLTYLLRDRKIVAMASRSFDGEYIARVVTRFGFGTVRGSSSRGGIGALIEMARAVELGLPALITVDGPKGPPHVVKGGACLLAKRTGALLLPVSFEAIRFRRARSWDGLRIPMPFTRVRMSYGAPIPIRATDDVESKRTQLQSQLDELERSGAVWRESNSK from the coding sequence ATGGATGAAAAACTTCGACAATTCTACAGGTTCGCCGATCTGTCCGCGTATTCGTTTCGTGAACGGTTCCTGATTCGCGCCGCCGAACGCCTTTTCTGCGCGCTCGTCGCCTGCATCGGGCGGACGCTGCGCATTGAAGTTGCGGGCCTCGAGAATTTGGAGTCGGCCAGCGAACACGGCGGCGGGCCGATCTATTCGTTGTGGCACGAACACATCTTTTTCCTGACGTATCTGCTTCGCGATCGCAAAATCGTCGCGATGGCGTCGCGGAGTTTCGACGGCGAGTACATTGCGCGGGTCGTGACCCGATTCGGATTCGGAACCGTCCGCGGATCATCGAGCCGCGGCGGAATCGGCGCATTGATCGAGATGGCAAGAGCCGTCGAACTCGGCCTTCCGGCATTGATCACCGTCGACGGCCCGAAAGGCCCGCCCCACGTCGTCAAAGGCGGCGCCTGCTTGCTCGCGAAGCGAACCGGGGCCTTGTTGCTTCCGGTCTCGTTCGAGGCGATCCGTTTTCGCCGCGCCCGGAGCTGGGACGGACTCCGGATTCCGATGCCGTTTACTCGCGTTAGAATGTCTTATGGCGCCCCGATCCCGATCAGGGCGACTGATGATGTCGAGTCAAAAAGAACTCAATTGCAGTCTCAACTTGACGAACTCGAACGCTCTGGTGCAGTATGGCGTGAAAGCAACAGCAAGTAA
- a CDS encoding ATP-binding protein — MQKKILIVDDHDDLASLLTRKFTEFGHSVTTVESRDKAVDLIERERFSIVISDLDGVPDTDSADDRSAIKSFKLSVNDFNESGCTEEELKQCIEITLNCKSECVDKLATVQAVHEKIEFEVPSLISLMHDILAYLMRRVEKVGVINPETSNLFIALDEAFVNAVKHGNKFDSAKLVRISADVSPDEARFTIEDEGDGFDVSEIPDPLDPVNLFKTSGRGVLFIYNIMDEVSYNDRGNRLTMVKRPERP; from the coding sequence ATGCAGAAAAAGATCTTAATTGTTGACGATCACGACGATTTGGCGAGCCTTTTGACGCGTAAGTTTACCGAGTTTGGACACTCGGTGACAACCGTCGAAAGCCGCGATAAGGCCGTCGACCTCATCGAACGGGAACGGTTCAGCATCGTTATCTCGGACCTCGACGGCGTGCCGGATACCGATTCGGCCGATGACCGCAGCGCGATCAAATCGTTCAAGCTCTCGGTCAACGACTTCAACGAATCCGGCTGCACCGAAGAGGAGTTGAAACAATGCATCGAGATCACGCTCAACTGCAAATCGGAATGCGTCGACAAGCTTGCGACGGTTCAGGCGGTTCACGAAAAGATCGAGTTCGAGGTTCCGAGCCTGATCTCGCTGATGCACGACATTTTGGCGTATCTGATGCGGCGCGTCGAAAAGGTCGGCGTCATCAACCCCGAAACATCGAACCTTTTCATCGCGCTTGACGAGGCGTTCGTGAACGCCGTCAAGCACGGCAACAAATTCGATTCGGCCAAACTCGTTCGCATCAGCGCGGACGTTTCGCCCGACGAGGCGCGCTTTACGATCGAAGACGAAGGCGACGGCTTTGACGTCAGCGAGATCCCGGACCCGCTCGACCCGGTCAACCTCTTCAAGACCTCAGGGCGCGGCGTGCTCTTTATTTACAACATTATGGATGAGGTTTCTTACAACGACCGCGGCAATCGTCTGACGATGGTCAAACGGCCGGAACGCCCCTGA
- a CDS encoding NAD+ synthase yields the protein MKVTIAQIDTTNGDFEGNISKILAAIEKAKSDGSDLIVFPEVCTHGYTSQDWFQDRDIIDHALEPLQAIIPATRGITAIVGTIRPNEDNDGRRLYNSAAVIHDGELLGFTDKTLLPEYDVFDDPRYFEPNDKPNRPYEINGKKIGVVVCEDFWNDKTFWKDRLYDSDPADEALRLGPDVLVSINASPYNKGKIRLRCEMVAHRAKAAGVPIVFVNLVGGNDGIIFDGASLIADGQGDIILQATAFEEFVESVELDIGKPDARGITGGEIDSIHQALVLGIRDYARKNRFKKAVLGLSGGIDSTLVAALACEALGSENLLCVMMPSPFSSEGSVKDSEELVRNLGCESRIEPISGAFETLLGQMKFTKPKKGGENLAAENMQSRLRGVILMAISNAEGRLLLSTGNKSELAVGYCTLYGDTNGGLAVLGDVLKTEVWQIARRINERAGRELIPVRIIEKRPSAELAPNQFDQDSLPPYELMDPILHLYFEQKLSPSEIIAKGNDSKLVYEILNKVEHPSNEFKRQQLPPTIIISKNAIGVGRRRPITHKYRRTAP from the coding sequence ATGAAAGTCACTATCGCACAAATTGACACGACGAACGGCGATTTCGAGGGCAATATCTCGAAGATCCTGGCCGCAATCGAAAAGGCGAAGTCGGACGGTTCGGATCTGATCGTCTTCCCCGAAGTCTGCACACACGGCTACACGTCGCAGGATTGGTTTCAGGACCGGGACATCATCGATCACGCGCTCGAACCGCTGCAGGCGATCATTCCGGCGACGCGCGGCATAACCGCGATCGTCGGGACGATCCGACCGAACGAGGACAACGACGGTCGAAGGCTTTATAACTCGGCGGCGGTCATACACGACGGCGAACTGCTCGGATTCACCGACAAAACGCTCCTTCCCGAATACGACGTTTTCGACGATCCGCGTTATTTTGAACCGAACGACAAGCCGAATAGGCCTTACGAGATCAACGGGAAGAAGATCGGCGTCGTTGTCTGTGAAGATTTCTGGAACGACAAGACGTTCTGGAAAGACCGTCTGTACGATTCCGATCCGGCCGATGAAGCCCTCCGGCTCGGTCCGGACGTGCTCGTCTCGATCAACGCCTCACCGTACAACAAAGGCAAGATCCGTCTGCGCTGCGAGATGGTCGCCCATCGCGCGAAAGCGGCCGGCGTGCCGATCGTCTTCGTCAACCTGGTCGGCGGCAACGACGGGATCATATTCGACGGGGCAAGTCTGATCGCCGACGGGCAGGGCGACATCATTCTGCAGGCGACGGCGTTCGAGGAGTTCGTCGAATCGGTCGAACTCGACATTGGAAAGCCCGATGCCCGCGGCATCACCGGCGGCGAGATCGATTCGATCCATCAGGCGCTTGTCCTCGGAATCAGGGATTATGCCCGAAAGAACCGATTCAAAAAAGCGGTTTTGGGTTTGAGCGGCGGCATCGATTCGACGCTCGTCGCGGCGCTCGCGTGCGAAGCGCTCGGATCGGAGAATCTTCTCTGCGTGATGATGCCTTCGCCGTTCTCTTCGGAGGGCTCGGTAAAGGATTCGGAAGAACTTGTGCGAAACCTGGGTTGCGAATCGCGGATCGAACCGATCTCCGGCGCGTTCGAGACGCTGCTCGGGCAAATGAAGTTCACCAAGCCGAAAAAAGGCGGCGAGAATCTCGCGGCCGAGAATATGCAGTCGCGCCTGCGCGGCGTGATCCTGATGGCGATCTCGAACGCTGAAGGACGACTTCTGCTCTCGACAGGAAATAAATCCGAACTCGCCGTCGGGTATTGCACGCTCTACGGCGACACAAACGGCGGCCTCGCGGTCCTCGGCGACGTTCTCAAAACCGAGGTCTGGCAGATCGCCCGGCGCATCAACGAGCGCGCCGGACGTGAACTGATCCCGGTCAGGATCATCGAAAAACGTCCGAGCGCCGAACTCGCGCCGAATCAATTCGATCAGGATTCGTTGCCGCCATACGAACTTATGGACCCGATACTGCATCTGTACTTTGAGCAGAAACTGTCGCCGTCGGAGATCATCGCCAAGGGCAACGATTCGAAATTGGTATACGAGATCCTGAACAAGGTCGAGCATCCTTCGAACGAATTCAAGCGTCAGCAATTGCCGCCGACGATCATCATTTCAAAGAACGCGATCGGCGTCGGGCGGCGCCGCCCGATCACGCATAAATACCGGCGAACGGCCCCGTAG
- a CDS encoding SIMPL domain-containing protein (The SIMPL domain is named for its presence in mouse protein SIMPL (signalling molecule that associates with mouse pelle-like kinase). Bacterial member BP26, from Brucella, was shown to assemble into a channel-like structure, while YggE from E. coli has been associated with resistance to oxidative stress.) codes for MKNLVRISLFNILFAILASSAAGQTVPPTEKRVIEVTGSAEALITPNEFTFKITLVERVDGKKKITIEDQEEALKRELAAIGVEVQKDLTVFDLTSVYVRQRRLKDTLASKDYRLKIRDLDKVGKLQDLADRNNISRLDLIDSTHTELIRFRKETKMEAIRAAKMKAEYLLGAIGERVGKAVFVREVDEENNSGFYRANANISSNSQSNVFVQDGNSTPSASSLNITQIKLRFEIFARFEIE; via the coding sequence ATGAAAAACCTTGTCCGAATTTCGCTTTTCAATATCTTGTTTGCAATTCTCGCGAGTTCCGCCGCCGGCCAGACCGTGCCGCCGACCGAAAAGCGCGTCATCGAAGTAACCGGTTCAGCCGAGGCGCTGATCACGCCGAACGAATTCACGTTCAAAATTACGCTCGTGGAACGCGTCGACGGCAAGAAGAAGATCACGATCGAGGATCAGGAAGAAGCTTTGAAACGCGAACTCGCGGCAATCGGAGTTGAGGTACAAAAAGACCTGACGGTTTTCGATCTGACGAGCGTCTACGTTCGGCAGCGGAGATTGAAGGACACGCTTGCTTCGAAGGATTACCGGCTCAAGATCCGTGATCTCGACAAAGTAGGCAAGCTTCAGGATCTTGCTGACCGCAACAACATATCGCGCCTCGACCTGATCGACTCGACACACACCGAACTGATACGATTCCGCAAAGAAACGAAAATGGAAGCCATTCGCGCCGCGAAAATGAAGGCCGAATATCTGCTTGGTGCGATCGGTGAACGCGTCGGAAAGGCGGTTTTCGTGCGCGAAGTCGACGAAGAGAACAATTCCGGTTTCTATCGGGCGAATGCCAACATCAGTTCGAACAGCCAGTCGAACGTCTTTGTTCAGGACGGTAACAGCACTCCGTCAGCAAGCAGTTTGAATATAACCCAGATCAAACTGCGTTTCGAGATCTTCGCGCGGTTCGAGATCGAGTAG